In Ctenopharyngodon idella isolate HZGC_01 chromosome 20, HZGC01, whole genome shotgun sequence, the following proteins share a genomic window:
- the dcun1d4 gene encoding DCN1-like protein 4 isoform X3, whose product MLTVFFLNLTEDVGPETHGTACCSRAMPPRKKRRPTAGDDLSAKKSRQDNVYRKQETLQIQEAEAFSSKRCLEWFYEYAGCDDVVGPEGMEKFCEDIGVEPENVVMLVLAWKLDAQSMGYFTLQEWLKGMGSLQCDSTEKLRNSLDYLRSVLNDATSFKLIYRYAFDFAREKDQRSLDLNTAKCMLGLLLGKTWPLFPVFNQFLEQSKYKVINKDQWCNVLEFSRTINLDLSNYDEDGAWPVLLDEFVEWYKDREMS is encoded by the exons cctGCTGCTCCAGAGCCATGCCTCCCAGGAAAAAGAGGAGACCCACTGCTGGAGACGACCTGTCTGCTAAGAAGAGCCGGCAGGATAA TGTTTACAGAAAACAGGAGACCTTGCAAATCCAGGAAGCTGAAGCTTTTTCTAGCAAGAGATGTCTAGAGTGGTTTTATGAATATGCAG GGTGTGATGATGTGGTTGGACCAGAAGGGATGGAGAAATTCTGTGAAGACATTGGAGTGGAGCCAGAGAAT GTGGTGATGCTGGTATTGGCCTGGAAGCTTGATGCCCAGAGTATGGGTTACTTCACTTTACAGGAGTGGCTCAAGGGAATGGGCTCATTGCA GTGTGACTCTACTGAAAAACTCAGGAACTCTCTAGACTACCTGAGGTCTGTCCTCAACGATGCCACCAGTTTCAAGCTCATTTACCGATATGCCTTCGACTTTGCCAGG GAGAAGGATCAGAGGAGTTTAGACTTGAATACTGCCAAGTGTATGCTGGGACTTCTGCTTGGGAAGACCTGGCCATTGTTTCCAGTGTTTAACCAGTTTCTagaa CAATCTAAGTATAAGGTTATAAATAAAGATCAATGGTGCAATGTTCTAGAATTCAGTAGGACTATCAACCTTGATCTCAGTAACTATGATGAAGACGGGGCCT GGCCAGTGCTGTTGGATGAGTTTGTGGAATGGTATAAAGATCGAGAGATGTCGTAG
- the dcun1d4 gene encoding DCN1-like protein 4 isoform X4 — translation MPPRKKRRPTAGDDLSAKKSRQDNVYRKQETLQIQEAEAFSSKRCLEWFYEYAGCDDVVGPEGMEKFCEDIGVEPENVVMLVLAWKLDAQSMGYFTLQEWLKGMGSLQCDSTEKLRNSLDYLRSVLNDATSFKLIYRYAFDFAREKDQRSLDLNTAKCMLGLLLGKTWPLFPVFNQFLEQSKYKVINKDQWCNVLEFSRTINLDLSNYDEDGAWPVLLDEFVEWYKDREMS, via the exons ATGCCTCCCAGGAAAAAGAGGAGACCCACTGCTGGAGACGACCTGTCTGCTAAGAAGAGCCGGCAGGATAA TGTTTACAGAAAACAGGAGACCTTGCAAATCCAGGAAGCTGAAGCTTTTTCTAGCAAGAGATGTCTAGAGTGGTTTTATGAATATGCAG GGTGTGATGATGTGGTTGGACCAGAAGGGATGGAGAAATTCTGTGAAGACATTGGAGTGGAGCCAGAGAAT GTGGTGATGCTGGTATTGGCCTGGAAGCTTGATGCCCAGAGTATGGGTTACTTCACTTTACAGGAGTGGCTCAAGGGAATGGGCTCATTGCA GTGTGACTCTACTGAAAAACTCAGGAACTCTCTAGACTACCTGAGGTCTGTCCTCAACGATGCCACCAGTTTCAAGCTCATTTACCGATATGCCTTCGACTTTGCCAGG GAGAAGGATCAGAGGAGTTTAGACTTGAATACTGCCAAGTGTATGCTGGGACTTCTGCTTGGGAAGACCTGGCCATTGTTTCCAGTGTTTAACCAGTTTCTagaa CAATCTAAGTATAAGGTTATAAATAAAGATCAATGGTGCAATGTTCTAGAATTCAGTAGGACTATCAACCTTGATCTCAGTAACTATGATGAAGACGGGGCCT GGCCAGTGCTGTTGGATGAGTTTGTGGAATGGTATAAAGATCGAGAGATGTCGTAG
- the dcun1d4 gene encoding DCN1-like protein 4 isoform X5: MNMQNSTLVTSETFQMKLRWCDDVVGPEGMEKFCEDIGVEPENVVMLVLAWKLDAQSMGYFTLQEWLKGMGSLQCDSTEKLRNSLDYLRSVLNDATSFKLIYRYAFDFAREKDQRSLDLNTAKCMLGLLLGKTWPLFPVFNQFLEQSKYKVINKDQWCNVLEFSRTINLDLSNYDEDGAWPVLLDEFVEWYKDREMS; encoded by the exons ATGAATATGCAG aattCCACCCTTGTGACTTCAGAGACTTTCCAAATGAAGTTAAGAT GGTGTGATGATGTGGTTGGACCAGAAGGGATGGAGAAATTCTGTGAAGACATTGGAGTGGAGCCAGAGAAT GTGGTGATGCTGGTATTGGCCTGGAAGCTTGATGCCCAGAGTATGGGTTACTTCACTTTACAGGAGTGGCTCAAGGGAATGGGCTCATTGCA GTGTGACTCTACTGAAAAACTCAGGAACTCTCTAGACTACCTGAGGTCTGTCCTCAACGATGCCACCAGTTTCAAGCTCATTTACCGATATGCCTTCGACTTTGCCAGG GAGAAGGATCAGAGGAGTTTAGACTTGAATACTGCCAAGTGTATGCTGGGACTTCTGCTTGGGAAGACCTGGCCATTGTTTCCAGTGTTTAACCAGTTTCTagaa CAATCTAAGTATAAGGTTATAAATAAAGATCAATGGTGCAATGTTCTAGAATTCAGTAGGACTATCAACCTTGATCTCAGTAACTATGATGAAGACGGGGCCT GGCCAGTGCTGTTGGATGAGTTTGTGGAATGGTATAAAGATCGAGAGATGTCGTAG